One window of Acomys russatus chromosome 28, mAcoRus1.1, whole genome shotgun sequence genomic DNA carries:
- the LOC127210559 gene encoding olfactory receptor 9, whose protein sequence is MRGNNGTEVTEFILLGFSGFGILRGHLFWGVLCIYVVTLMGNSLIILLTLADAALHSPMYFFLRHFSLVEILYTTTIVPRMLVDLRSSRPTIPLASCFTQLYFFALFGIAECCLLTAMAYDRYAAICCPLHYTTLMSQGTCATMVGASYLAGIVTGTTHSVFIFTLPFRGANTIHHFLCDILPVLRLASASTFWGEVGNLVITVAFIFMPFSLIVASYARILTTILGVATSQERQKVFSTCSSHLFVVILFFGTGTVAYMRPQADSLGDMDQILTMFYTVVTPMLNPFVYTLRNKEVTGAMRRLMKRYLWGP, encoded by the coding sequence ATGAGAGGTAACAACGGTACAGAAGTAACGGAGTTCATTTTGTTGGGGTTCTCGGGATTTGGCATTCTCCGAGGCCATCTGTTCTGGGGTGTGCTGTGTATCTATGTGGTTACCCTGATGGGCAACTCTCTCATCATCCTCCTCACACTGGCTGACGCCGCCCTCCActcccccatgtacttcttcctgcgtcacttctccttggtggagaTCCTCTACACCACGACCATCGTGCCTCGGATGTTGGTTGACCTCCGGTCCTCCCGGCCCACCATCCCCCTGGCCAGCTGCTTCACTCAGCTGTATTTCTTTGCCCTTTTTGGCATTGCCGAGTGCTGCTTGCTCACTGCCATGGCCTATGACCGATACGCTGCCATCTGCTGCCCACTGCATTATACCACGCTAATGAGCCAGGGTACGTGCGCCACCATGGTGGGGGCCTCTTATCTTGCCGGCATCGTCACCGGCACCACTCACTCTGTCTTCATCTTCACTTTGCCTTTCCGTGGTGCCAACACCATCCACCATTTCCTCTGTGACATCCTGCCTGTGCTGAGGCTGGCTAGCGCAAGCACTttctggggtgaggtggggaacCTTGTCATCACGGTAGCTTTTATCTTCATGCCCTTCTCGTTGATTGTGGCTTCTTACGCCcgcatcctcaccaccatccttgGTGTCGCAACATCCCAGGAGCGTCAGAAAGTCTTTTCTACCTGCTCCTCCCACTTGTTTGTGGTCATTCTCTTTTTTGGGACTGGGACTGTTGCCTATATGAGGCCTCAGGCAGATTCCCTTGGGGACATGGACCAAATTCTTACCATGTTCTACACGGTTGTCACTCCCATGTTAAACCCTTTTGTTTACACTCTGAGGAACAAGGAGGTCACAGGGGCCATGAGGCGGCTCATGAAGAGATACCTCTGGGGTCCTTGA